A genomic window from Blastococcus saxobsidens DD2 includes:
- a CDS encoding TatD family hydrolase: MSRSASSRADRRGEPPPSPEPLPAPALDSHTHLDIVLGERPADGEHGEWASDAAVDAEIAAAEAVGIPRLVQVGVDVASSRWSAELAARHPNVLAAVALHPNEAGEGRATDEALAEIDRLAARPRVRAVGETGLDRYRTGPAGWAAQEESFRAHIRIAKDHGLALVVHDRDAHEEILRVLEDEGAPEHTVFHCFSGDAVFAKACVERGFVLSFAGTLTFGNAGYLREAAALTPLEQLLVETDSPFLTPVPFRGRPNASRLVPHTVRALAEVTGTDLAELCHTLTATAERVFGPWAEQVSPTR; the protein is encoded by the coding sequence ATGAGTCGCTCGGCCTCGTCCCGCGCCGATCGGCGGGGCGAGCCGCCGCCGTCGCCGGAGCCGCTGCCGGCCCCCGCCCTGGACAGCCACACCCACCTGGACATCGTCCTGGGGGAGCGCCCCGCCGACGGTGAGCACGGGGAGTGGGCGTCCGACGCGGCGGTCGACGCGGAGATCGCCGCGGCCGAGGCGGTCGGCATCCCGCGGCTGGTGCAGGTCGGTGTCGACGTCGCGTCGTCCCGGTGGTCGGCGGAGCTGGCCGCCCGGCACCCGAACGTGCTGGCCGCCGTCGCTCTGCACCCGAACGAGGCGGGGGAGGGCAGGGCGACCGACGAGGCGCTGGCCGAGATCGACCGGTTGGCGGCGCGGCCGCGGGTGCGCGCCGTGGGGGAGACGGGCCTCGACCGCTACCGCACCGGGCCCGCGGGCTGGGCGGCGCAGGAGGAGTCCTTCCGGGCACACATCCGCATCGCCAAGGACCACGGCCTCGCGCTGGTCGTCCACGACCGGGACGCCCACGAGGAGATCCTCCGCGTGCTCGAGGACGAGGGCGCCCCGGAGCACACGGTCTTCCACTGCTTCTCCGGGGACGCGGTGTTCGCGAAGGCCTGCGTCGAGCGCGGCTTCGTGCTGTCCTTCGCCGGCACGCTGACCTTCGGCAACGCCGGCTACCTTCGAGAGGCCGCGGCGCTCACCCCGCTCGAGCAGCTGCTCGTGGAGACCGACTCCCCGTTTCTCACCCCCGTGCCGTTCCGTGGGCGGCCGAACGCCTCCCGCCTGGTGCCGCACACGGTGCGCGCCCTGGCCGAGGTGACCGGCACCGACCTGGCCGAGCTCTGCCACACCCTCACTGCCACCGCCGAACGCGTCTTCGGCCCCTGGGCGGAGCAGGTCTCGCCGACTCGATGA
- a CDS encoding 4-(cytidine 5'-diphospho)-2-C-methyl-D-erythritol kinase, whose translation MTVREPVVVRAPAKINIHLGVGPLRGDGFHALHTVYLAVSLFDTVAVRPGEGLSLTLSGEGAGTTTGPGQVPGGPTNLVWRAAELLADHAGVRPDAAMDVVKRIPVAAGLAGGSADAAATLVALDALWGTRAARADLLALAAQLGSDVPFSLTGGVALGTGRGEQVSPVLAGGRWHWVLGIAGEGLSTPAVYAELDRLRATGRVPDGTEPTSAEPVLAALRGGAAGELARSLANDLQPAALSLRPDLRRALRAAEAAGAVAAVVSGSGPTVAALAGDEEGAVRLAAELAGVGVFRSVRAVTGPVPGARVVS comes from the coding sequence GTGACCGTCCGGGAGCCGGTGGTCGTCCGTGCCCCGGCGAAGATCAACATCCACCTCGGCGTGGGCCCGCTGCGCGGCGACGGCTTCCATGCCCTGCACACGGTCTACCTCGCCGTGTCCCTGTTCGACACGGTGGCCGTCCGCCCCGGTGAGGGGCTGTCGTTGACCCTGTCCGGGGAGGGCGCCGGGACGACGACCGGCCCCGGCCAGGTCCCGGGTGGGCCCACGAACCTGGTCTGGCGGGCGGCCGAGCTGCTGGCCGACCACGCCGGCGTCCGTCCGGACGCCGCGATGGACGTCGTCAAGCGCATCCCGGTCGCCGCCGGCCTGGCCGGGGGGAGTGCGGATGCCGCGGCGACGCTGGTCGCCCTGGATGCGCTGTGGGGCACCCGGGCAGCTCGTGCGGATCTGCTGGCTCTGGCCGCGCAGCTGGGCAGCGACGTGCCGTTCAGCCTGACCGGCGGGGTCGCGCTCGGCACCGGGCGGGGGGAGCAGGTGTCCCCGGTCCTGGCCGGCGGTCGATGGCACTGGGTGCTCGGCATCGCCGGCGAGGGTCTGTCCACGCCGGCTGTCTACGCCGAGCTGGACCGGCTGCGCGCCACCGGCCGGGTGCCCGACGGAACCGAGCCGACGTCGGCGGAGCCGGTCCTCGCCGCGCTGCGCGGTGGCGCGGCGGGCGAGCTCGCGAGGTCCCTGGCCAACGACCTCCAGCCGGCGGCGCTCAGCCTGCGGCCGGACCTGCGCCGGGCGCTGCGCGCGGCTGAGGCCGCCGGTGCCGTGGCCGCCGTGGTCAGCGGCTCGGGGCCCACCGTCGCGGCGCTCGCCGGCGACGAGGAGGGCGCCGTCCGGCTGGCGGCCGAGCTCGCCGGCGTCGGCGTGTTCCGGTCCGTGCGGGCCGTCACCGGCCCGGTGCCCGGAGCCCGGGTCGTCTCCTAG
- the rsmA gene encoding 16S rRNA (adenine(1518)-N(6)/adenine(1519)-N(6))-dimethyltransferase RsmA, translating into MAALRAAPVRLIGPALSTVPEQTDGLLGPAVIRDLAQQLDLRPTKSLGQNFLHDANTIRRIVRTAAVRPDDVVLEVGPGLGSLTLGLLPAAARVTAVEIDPRLASLLPVTVGDRRPDLADRLTIVEGDALRVTDLPGPPPTALVANLPYNVAVPVLLHLLELLPSLDRALILVQAEVAERLAAGPGTSAYGVPSVKAAWYGEVRRAGTVGRRVFWPEPNVDSGLVGLVRRPPPPGDRRATFAVVDAAFGMRRKGLRAALARWAGSPAAAEARLRAAGIDPSARGEQLSVTDFARLAATDPVLP; encoded by the coding sequence GTGGCCGCACTGCGGGCCGCGCCTGTTCGGCTGATCGGACCGGCGCTGAGCACCGTCCCTGAGCAGACCGACGGGCTGCTGGGCCCGGCCGTCATCCGCGACCTGGCCCAGCAGCTCGATCTGCGTCCCACGAAGTCCCTCGGCCAGAACTTCCTGCACGACGCCAACACGATCCGGCGGATCGTGCGCACCGCCGCCGTACGGCCGGACGACGTGGTGCTCGAGGTGGGCCCCGGCCTCGGCTCGCTGACCCTCGGGCTGCTGCCGGCCGCGGCACGGGTGACGGCCGTGGAGATCGACCCGCGGCTCGCCTCCCTCCTGCCGGTCACGGTGGGTGATCGCCGGCCGGACCTGGCCGACCGGTTGACCATCGTCGAGGGCGACGCCCTGCGGGTGACCGACCTCCCGGGCCCGCCGCCCACCGCGCTGGTCGCGAACCTGCCCTACAACGTGGCGGTGCCGGTGCTGCTGCACCTGCTGGAGCTGCTGCCGAGCCTCGACCGCGCGCTGATCCTCGTGCAGGCCGAGGTGGCCGAACGGCTGGCCGCGGGACCGGGCACGTCCGCGTACGGCGTGCCGTCGGTCAAGGCGGCCTGGTACGGCGAGGTGCGTCGCGCCGGCACCGTCGGCCGCCGCGTCTTCTGGCCCGAGCCCAACGTCGACTCGGGTCTGGTCGGGCTGGTCCGCCGTCCACCGCCGCCGGGCGACCGGCGGGCGACCTTCGCCGTCGTGGACGCCGCCTTCGGCATGCGGCGCAAGGGTCTGCGGGCCGCGCTGGCCCGCTGGGCGGGGAGCCCGGCCGCCGCGGAGGCGCGGCTGCGCGCCGCGGGTATCGACCCGTCGGCCCGGGGCGAGCAGCTGTCGGTCACCGACTTCGCCCGTCTGGCAGCGACCGACCCGGTGCTGCCGTGA
- a CDS encoding TetR/AcrR family transcriptional regulator, whose amino-acid sequence MPGPERRRQLLDVGRALFAENGFAATSVEEIAASAGVSKPVVYEHFGGKQGLHAVVVDREMHRLLDRFETALSAPGHPRELLERAALVLLEYIEQDTDGFRVLVRDAPVTSGAGSFGSLLGEVARKVEHVLAREFAPRGHRPELAGLYSQALVGMVALAGQWWLDTRSPGKHEVAAHLVNLAYNGLAHLEPHPGALDVRATVR is encoded by the coding sequence ATGCCCGGCCCGGAGCGCCGCCGCCAGCTGCTCGACGTCGGGCGGGCCCTGTTCGCCGAGAACGGGTTCGCGGCGACCTCCGTCGAGGAGATCGCCGCCTCCGCCGGGGTGAGCAAGCCCGTGGTCTACGAGCACTTCGGCGGCAAGCAGGGGTTGCACGCCGTCGTGGTCGACCGCGAGATGCACCGGCTGCTCGACCGGTTCGAGACGGCACTGTCGGCCCCCGGTCATCCACGTGAGCTGCTGGAGCGCGCCGCGCTGGTCCTGCTGGAGTACATCGAGCAGGACACCGACGGCTTCCGGGTGCTGGTCCGGGACGCACCGGTCACGAGCGGGGCCGGCTCGTTCGGCTCCCTGCTCGGGGAGGTGGCCCGGAAGGTCGAGCACGTCCTCGCACGGGAGTTCGCCCCCCGCGGTCACCGGCCGGAGCTGGCCGGGCTCTACAGCCAGGCGCTGGTCGGCATGGTGGCGCTGGCCGGCCAGTGGTGGCTGGACACCCGGTCCCCCGGCAAGCACGAGGTGGCCGCCCACCTGGTCAACCTCGCCTACAACGGCCTGGCGCACCTCGAGCCGCACCCCGGAGCGCTGGACGTGCGGGCGACCGTTCGCTAG
- a CDS encoding ribose-phosphate diphosphokinase translates to MSVIRQTTNKSLMLFSGRAFPALTDEIAGHLGVTPTPTAAYEFANGELFVRFEESVRGCDAFVVQSHTAPINTWLMEQLIMVDALKRASAKRITVVAPFFPYARQDKKHRGREPISARLVADMFKTAGADRLMTVDLHTAQIQGFFDGPVDHLFALDLLVSHVCERWGDRDITVVSPDSGRVRVAERWTDKLGGTPLAFIHKTRDPLRPNEVVANRVVGDVQGRVCILVDDMIDTGGTIVKAAETLFEAGAADVIVTATHGVLSGPAVDRLKNSQVSEVIVTNTLPIEPARQFDKLTVLSIAPLIARAIKAVFEDDSVTSLFDGAS, encoded by the coding sequence ATGAGCGTGATCCGGCAGACCACGAACAAGAGCCTCATGCTCTTCTCCGGTCGGGCCTTCCCGGCACTGACCGACGAGATCGCCGGTCACCTGGGCGTGACGCCGACCCCGACGGCGGCCTACGAGTTCGCCAACGGAGAGCTCTTCGTGCGGTTCGAGGAGTCGGTGCGCGGCTGCGACGCCTTCGTGGTGCAGAGCCACACCGCGCCGATCAACACCTGGCTCATGGAGCAGCTGATCATGGTGGACGCGCTCAAGCGCGCGTCGGCCAAGCGGATCACCGTGGTGGCGCCCTTCTTCCCCTATGCCCGGCAGGACAAGAAGCACCGCGGCCGCGAGCCCATCTCCGCCCGGCTCGTCGCGGACATGTTCAAGACGGCGGGCGCCGACCGGCTGATGACCGTCGACCTGCACACCGCCCAGATCCAGGGCTTCTTCGACGGCCCGGTGGATCACCTGTTCGCCCTCGACCTGCTGGTCTCGCACGTGTGCGAGCGCTGGGGCGACCGGGACATCACCGTCGTCTCTCCCGACTCCGGCCGGGTACGGGTGGCCGAGCGCTGGACCGACAAGCTCGGCGGCACCCCGCTGGCCTTCATCCACAAGACGCGCGATCCGTTGCGGCCGAACGAGGTCGTCGCCAACCGCGTGGTCGGTGACGTGCAGGGGCGGGTCTGCATCCTCGTCGACGACATGATCGACACCGGCGGCACCATCGTGAAGGCCGCCGAGACCCTCTTCGAGGCCGGCGCCGCCGACGTGATCGTCACCGCGACGCACGGCGTGCTGTCCGGCCCCGCGGTGGACCGGCTGAAGAACAGCCAGGTCAGCGAGGTCATCGTCACCAACACGCTGCCGATCGAGCCCGCCCGTCAGTTCGACAAGCTGACCGTCCTCTCGATCGCCCCCCTGATCGCCCGGGCGATCAAGGCCGTCTTCGAGGACGACTCGGTCACCAGCCTCTTCGACGGGGCGAGC
- the glmU gene encoding bifunctional UDP-N-acetylglucosamine diphosphorylase/glucosamine-1-phosphate N-acetyltransferase GlmU gives MNQVQPDTAAEPAPTVAAVVVLAAGQGTRMRSSRPKVLHALGGRSMLGHVLAATAPLAAGTTVVVVGAGREAVREHLAAIAPDAQAVVQEEQRGSGHAAAVALAAIPDVEGPVLLVNGDAPLLRASTVRRLVAEHTAAGNVLTVLTAEVEDPTGLGRIVRDGDGAVRGIVEQRDATPEQRAVREINAGVYVGDAAAVRAALGRIGEDNEQGEQYVTDVLGLLVAEGAPVGGSVAEDPDDVLGCNDRKELAARRRTLNDRMLDELMRDGVTVVDPLTTWVDVTVTVAPDAVLLPGTQLEGDTSIGGGAQVGPDTTLVDTEVAGDATVVRTHAVGARIGPQVSVGPFAYLRPGTVLGARAKVGTFVETKNAQVGEGSKVPHLSYVGDATIGRGSNIGAATVFVNYDGVAKHHTTIGDHARTGADNMFVAPVTVGDGAYTAAGSVITSDVPPGAMAVARAPQRNVAGWVRRRRSGTPAAEAAAAAESRAEAPREDRSEPSRADSDS, from the coding sequence GTGAACCAGGTCCAGCCGGACACCGCAGCCGAGCCTGCTCCGACGGTGGCCGCCGTCGTCGTCTTGGCGGCCGGGCAGGGCACGCGCATGCGCTCGTCGCGGCCCAAGGTGCTGCACGCCCTGGGGGGACGCAGCATGCTCGGTCACGTCCTCGCCGCCACCGCCCCGCTCGCTGCCGGCACCACCGTCGTGGTGGTCGGGGCCGGGCGCGAGGCCGTGCGCGAGCACCTGGCCGCGATCGCCCCGGACGCGCAGGCGGTCGTGCAGGAGGAGCAGCGCGGGTCCGGGCACGCCGCCGCCGTCGCCCTCGCCGCCATCCCCGACGTCGAGGGGCCGGTGCTGCTGGTCAACGGCGACGCGCCGCTGCTGCGGGCCTCGACGGTGCGCCGCCTCGTCGCCGAGCACACCGCCGCCGGCAACGTCCTCACCGTCCTCACCGCCGAGGTCGAGGACCCGACCGGCCTGGGCCGCATCGTCCGGGACGGCGACGGGGCGGTGCGGGGCATCGTCGAGCAGCGCGACGCGACCCCCGAGCAGCGGGCCGTCCGCGAGATCAACGCCGGCGTCTACGTGGGCGACGCCGCTGCGGTGCGCGCCGCGCTGGGCCGCATCGGCGAGGACAACGAGCAGGGCGAGCAGTACGTCACCGACGTCCTCGGCCTGCTGGTCGCCGAGGGGGCGCCCGTCGGGGGATCGGTCGCCGAGGACCCCGACGACGTGCTCGGCTGCAACGACCGCAAGGAGCTCGCCGCCCGGCGCCGCACCCTGAACGACCGGATGCTGGACGAGCTGATGCGAGACGGCGTCACCGTGGTCGATCCGCTGACCACCTGGGTCGACGTGACCGTGACCGTCGCCCCCGACGCCGTCCTCCTGCCGGGCACCCAGCTCGAAGGGGACACCTCGATCGGGGGAGGGGCCCAGGTGGGCCCCGACACGACGCTGGTCGACACCGAGGTCGCCGGGGACGCCACGGTGGTGCGCACCCACGCCGTCGGGGCGCGCATCGGCCCCCAGGTCTCGGTCGGGCCGTTCGCCTACCTGCGCCCGGGCACGGTCCTCGGCGCCCGGGCGAAGGTCGGCACCTTCGTCGAGACCAAGAACGCCCAGGTGGGAGAGGGGTCGAAGGTGCCGCACCTGTCCTACGTCGGCGACGCCACGATCGGCCGCGGCAGCAACATCGGGGCGGCGACGGTCTTCGTCAACTACGACGGCGTCGCCAAGCACCACACGACGATCGGCGACCACGCCCGCACCGGGGCCGACAACATGTTCGTGGCCCCGGTCACGGTGGGGGACGGGGCGTACACCGCCGCCGGATCGGTCATCACCTCCGACGTCCCCCCAGGAGCGATGGCCGTCGCTCGGGCACCGCAGCGCAATGTGGCAGGCTGGGTGCGTCGCCGACGGTCCGGAACCCCCGCTGCGGAGGCCGCGGCAGCGGCGGAGAGCCGGGCCGAGGCGCCCCGGGAGGACCGGTCCGAGCCCTCCCGTGCGGACTCCGACAGCTAG
- a CDS encoding acyl-CoA desaturase — translation MSAPARTRPMAPPRPADPHAGLPANAIGRHKSALEIITLYVFVVVPFLAVAAIVPATWGWGLSWLDVGLAIGFYFFTLLGVTVGYHRYFTHGSFKARRPLRLLLAAAGSMAIQGPVVQWVADHRRHHAFSDREGDPHSPWRYGTDARALLKGMFHAHLGWLFERRKTNQERYAPDLLKDSALVTTGRLFVVWAAISLFLPALIGGLVTTSWAGAWTAFFWAGLVRIALLHHVTWSINSVCHVVGNRPFASRDRATNFWPLAILSAGESWHNLHHADPTCARHGVLRGQIDISARVIWIFEKLGWAWNVRWPDPVRLAAKRAPAAVGN, via the coding sequence TTGTCCGCTCCTGCCCGCACCCGGCCCATGGCTCCGCCGCGCCCCGCAGATCCGCACGCCGGGTTGCCGGCCAACGCGATCGGCCGGCACAAGAGCGCGCTGGAGATCATCACGCTCTACGTCTTCGTGGTGGTGCCCTTCCTGGCCGTCGCCGCGATCGTTCCGGCCACGTGGGGCTGGGGCCTGTCGTGGCTGGACGTCGGGCTGGCGATCGGCTTCTACTTCTTCACCCTGCTGGGCGTGACCGTCGGCTACCACCGCTACTTCACGCACGGCTCGTTCAAGGCCAGGCGGCCGCTGCGGCTGCTGCTGGCCGCCGCGGGCTCCATGGCCATCCAGGGCCCCGTCGTCCAGTGGGTGGCCGATCACCGGCGGCACCACGCGTTCTCCGACCGCGAGGGCGACCCGCACTCGCCGTGGCGCTACGGCACCGACGCGCGAGCCCTCCTCAAGGGCATGTTCCACGCCCACCTGGGCTGGCTGTTCGAGCGGCGGAAGACCAACCAGGAGCGCTACGCCCCCGACCTGCTCAAGGACTCCGCGCTGGTCACCACCGGTCGGCTGTTCGTGGTCTGGGCCGCCATCAGCCTCTTCCTGCCGGCCCTCATCGGCGGCCTGGTCACGACGAGCTGGGCCGGCGCCTGGACGGCGTTCTTCTGGGCCGGACTGGTGCGCATCGCGCTGCTGCACCACGTGACCTGGTCGATCAACTCGGTGTGCCACGTGGTGGGCAACCGGCCCTTCGCCTCGCGGGACCGTGCCACGAACTTCTGGCCGCTGGCGATCCTCAGCGCGGGCGAGTCATGGCACAACCTGCACCACGCCGACCCCACCTGCGCCCGGCACGGGGTGCTGCGCGGCCAGATCGACATCAGCGCCCGGGTGATCTGGATCTTCGAGAAGCTCGGCTGGGCCTGGAACGTCAGGTGGCCGGACCCGGTGCGTCTCGCCGCCAAGCGCGCCCCCGCGGCGGTCGGCAACTGA
- a CDS encoding resuscitation-promoting factor, with protein sequence MRRSLQLSLFALVLVGLVGGTLAFFLAQKSVALTVDGQTRDVGTYAGTVGEVLEEEGLTLAAHDVVLPATDHALSDGDAVVLNRARPLELTVDGVSREVHVTALSVEEALDQLGFRTDGLVLSASRAERLPLEGMQLTITTPKDVVLVADGQERVVTTAAATAGDLLAEQGIALSETDRTSLYLEQGLLNRMRLQVYRVQVSEVTETAPIAHGRVETANAEAFEGDDEVTQQGVDGEQATTYRVTVVDGQETSREQLSSTVTRAPVDEQVTVGTKARPANSPTADGLNWAALAACESGGRPDAVSSTGKYRGMYQFSQATWNGVGGTGDPAAASADEQTYRAQLLYNRSGAGQWPHCGPRLFG encoded by the coding sequence GTGCGTCGCTCCTTGCAGCTCAGCCTCTTCGCCCTCGTCCTCGTCGGACTGGTGGGCGGGACGCTGGCCTTCTTCCTCGCCCAGAAGTCCGTCGCGCTCACCGTCGACGGGCAGACCCGCGACGTCGGCACCTATGCCGGCACCGTGGGTGAGGTCCTGGAGGAGGAGGGGCTCACCCTCGCCGCTCACGACGTCGTCCTGCCGGCGACGGACCATGCGCTGTCCGACGGCGACGCCGTCGTCCTCAACCGCGCCCGGCCGCTCGAGCTCACCGTCGACGGCGTCTCGCGCGAGGTGCACGTGACCGCGCTGTCGGTCGAGGAGGCGCTGGACCAGCTGGGCTTCCGCACCGACGGCCTGGTCCTGTCGGCCAGCCGCGCCGAGCGTCTTCCGCTCGAGGGCATGCAGCTGACGATCACCACCCCCAAGGACGTCGTGCTGGTCGCCGACGGCCAGGAGCGGGTGGTCACCACGGCGGCGGCCACGGCCGGCGACCTGCTCGCCGAGCAGGGGATCGCGCTCAGCGAGACCGACCGCACCAGCCTCTACCTCGAGCAGGGCCTGCTCAACCGCATGCGGCTGCAGGTGTACCGGGTGCAGGTCTCCGAGGTCACCGAGACGGCCCCCATCGCGCACGGCCGGGTGGAGACCGCGAACGCCGAGGCCTTCGAAGGGGACGACGAGGTCACCCAGCAGGGCGTCGACGGCGAGCAGGCCACCACCTACCGGGTGACCGTCGTCGACGGCCAGGAGACCAGCCGCGAGCAGCTCTCCAGCACGGTCACCCGCGCGCCGGTCGACGAGCAGGTCACGGTCGGGACCAAGGCCCGCCCCGCCAACAGCCCCACCGCCGACGGCCTCAACTGGGCGGCGCTGGCCGCGTGCGAGTCGGGTGGGCGTCCCGACGCCGTCAGCTCGACCGGCAAATACCGCGGGATGTACCAGTTCTCCCAGGCCACCTGGAACGGCGTCGGTGGCACCGGTGACCCGGCGGCCGCGTCGGCCGACGAGCAGACCTACCGGGCGCAGCTCCTCTACAACCGCTCCGGTGCCGGCCAGTGGCCGCACTGCGGGCCGCGCCTGTTCGGCTGA